A portion of the Coleofasciculaceae cyanobacterium genome contains these proteins:
- a CDS encoding UPF0175 family protein — translation MSLQLNINYPENFPDAIGRTREQFEQEAKWAMAIKLFEMKRLSSGQAAALIGIDRVSFLLNLDRYGVAMLDLSEEELLSDMENA, via the coding sequence ATGTCATTACAACTCAATATTAATTACCCAGAAAACTTTCCCGATGCAATTGGGCGAACCAGAGAGCAGTTTGAACAGGAAGCAAAATGGGCAATGGCAATTAAATTATTTGAAATGAAACGTCTTTCTTCAGGTCAAGCAGCAGCCCTAATTGGTATCGATAGAGTTTCTTTCTTACTCAATCTGGATCGTTATGGAGTAGCGATGCTCGATCTCAGTGAAGAGGAACTTCTATCGGACATGGAAAATGCCTAG
- a CDS encoding DDE-type integrase/transposase/recombinase has translation KYLNNIVEQDHRGVKHLINPGMSFGSFNSARRTIKGYEAMNMIRKGQIQDVEKGDVMGQISFINQIFAIAA, from the coding sequence CAAGTACTTGAACAATATAGTCGAGCAGGATCATCGTGGCGTAAAACATCTGATAAATCCTGGCATGAGCTTTGGCTCTTTTAATTCAGCCCGAAGAACGATCAAAGGCTACGAAGCGATGAACATGATTCGTAAGGGACAAATCCAAGATGTGGAAAAAGGTGATGTAATGGGACAAATCTCTTTCATTAATCAAATCTTCGCAATAGCAGCTTAA